DNA sequence from the Myxosarcina sp. GI1 genome:
TGCGATTGAATTTATTAACGGCATTCGTACTGTTAAAGCTTCGGCAACTCAAGATTACGAACGAAGAAGATTTGTGCGAGCCAGTAGAAACATTATTGAAGCTGAAGACAAAGTTGCTGGGATCTCGTCATCGGTACAGCCAATAGCAGAAGGGGTAGCCAGCACGATTTTGATTATTATGGTTATCGTGGCATTCAATTTATTTATTGTTGGAGGCGAATTTAAAGCGGCTTCGCTACTAACGTTTATGTTTGTTTTGTTTCGGATGATGCCTTTGGTATCTCAAATAAATGCTAAGAGAGAAAATCTCAATCGTTTTCGAGGCACCATCGAACACCTCAAACAACTGCTGAGAACCGACGACAAACCTTATCTGCAAGATGGAAAAATCCAGTTTTCTGGTTTAAAACAAGGTATCGACTTTATTTCTGTCGATTTTAGTTACCAACCAGAAGAAGATTTAGTGCTTAAAAATATCACCCTGTCTATTGAAAAGGGAAAAACTACTGCTTTAGTAGGGTCTTCTGGTGCTGGTAAGAGTACTTTAGCAGATTTAATTCCCAGATTTTACGATCCCACTAGCGGCGAAATACTGATTGATGGTGTAAATCTGCGTCGGTTAGAAATCAATTCTTTGCGTCGCCGCATGGCAGTAGTCAGCCAAGAAACCTTTATTTTTAACAACACAGTAAGATACAACATTGCCTATGGGTTAGAAGATATTGACGAACTCAAAATTATTCAAGCAGCAAAACAGTCTAATGCCTGGTCATTTATTCAGTCACTACCTGAAGGATTCAATACCATACTAGGAGATCGCGGCGTGCGGTTATCGGGAGGACAAAGGCAGCGCCTTGCCATTGCTCGTGCTTTATTACGCGATCCCGAAATTTTAATTCTCGACGAGGCAACTAGTGCTTTAGACTCCGTCACCGAAAGGCTAATTCAAGAATCTTTAGAAAAACTTTCTCAAGATCGAACCGTTATTGCCATCGCTCATCGACTCTCTACTATTGTCAAAGCAGACAAAGTAGTCGT
Encoded proteins:
- the hepA gene encoding heterocyst formation ABC transporter subunit HepA — its product is MQRSLKFPLLLRNLVKATEFWRDNYIIVRELKHFRKIAILALTCTLLAAIFEGGTVGLIASFLQGLTNPNEPPIQTGIEWFDVRILATEATAAARIYRLSALILVTVWFRSALLYFGTYNLRLSQSNLCDRIRQRLFDQFQSLSLSYYSSSRSGELINSITNEINQLKQAIEIYSMLITRSSTMLAYVVSMFWISWQLTITALMFYFLLSVGLSKLIARVREASFAVPQANGKLTSVAIEFINGIRTVKASATQDYERRRFVRASRNIIEAEDKVAGISSSVQPIAEGVASTILIIMVIVAFNLFIVGGEFKAASLLTFMFVLFRMMPLVSQINAKRENLNRFRGTIEHLKQLLRTDDKPYLQDGKIQFSGLKQGIDFISVDFSYQPEEDLVLKNITLSIEKGKTTALVGSSGAGKSTLADLIPRFYDPTSGEILIDGVNLRRLEINSLRRRMAVVSQETFIFNNTVRYNIAYGLEDIDELKIIQAAKQSNAWSFIQSLPEGFNTILGDRGVRLSGGQRQRLAIARALLRDPEILILDEATSALDSVTERLIQESLEKLSQDRTVIAIAHRLSTIVKADKVVVLEQGHIVEQGTYEELLQQRGKLWKYHQMQHELT